The Patescibacteria group bacterium DNA window GCAAAGGATCATCACGAAAATTTTTATAATTTTCGGTACCCCAAAATCGGATTAGCGGCCTCAGAAGAATAATCGAAAGCAAAAAATGGAGCGCGACAAAAATCAAAGCGTTGGCTTCCATGATCCGAACAAGTGCTCCCCCGCCAGTTTGCGAAAAATTAATTAATCCGGCTGGATGCTCAATCGAATAATTAAGAAAGGCGAACGAAATTACAGAAATCCCGCCTGCACCGAGGGGTGCGAGCCAAGCCAGAGGTGAAAAGTTTTTAGACATTCTAAAAAATTAAATTACAATTTAGATAATTCGGTCAAAATTTTTTCAAACTCTTTTTGCTTTTGCGCCGAGCGCAAAGAACTACATCGCACCAAGTTTTCAGTCAAAATTTTCGCAATGAGCGAATTGAGTGCGCCGCGTGCCGCCTTAACTTGAATCAATATCTGAACACAATCTTTTTTAGTAGAAAGCATTTTCTGGACAGCCCTCAATTGACCAATCAAGTTTTCGATCCTTTGCTCAATTGTTTTCATGCGCTGATTTTATCACACCCCCCAGGGGTGTCAAAAAATTTAGTTGACAAAAAAGCCCGCCTCATCCAAGCGAGCCTTTTTGCATTTCCAAACTTTTAACCTCAAAAATTAGCGAATTCTGCGAATTTTAAATTTCACTTTACCGAGCGCGAAAACATCGTGTTCGCGATGCAGATAAAACAGAGCCGCAACGACGAGCAGCGCACCGATAACATTTAGAATTTTCGAAAGCTCAGTCGCAGCCGCCGCGGCGTGGAGCTTCTCAGTGATGACTGTCATGTCAGCTGCGCCATGCAAAGTTTCGACCGGTGCGGCAGCGTAGAAATTTTGCTGCGCGACATAGTCCGTCGCATTCGTCGCGACAAACTCTGACGGTCCGACCTGCGTCGCAATGACGAGATGTACCGCCGCAGCAATCACGACCAATCCGGCGAAAGCGAAAATCAACGGAGAAATAAAACTCGAAAAATCCGGCAGCGTCTCACGAATCAAGAGATGCGGACGCGCCGCCAGATGCGCACGCGAATGCGCGATGATGAGATCCGCCGTCGAGCCGCGCACCTTTGGTTTGTTGTTTGTTTTGGTCATTGTTAGTTTTTAAATCTGATTATTTTAGCATTTTTAAAGCCTATAAACAATCACGCTCGATTGACTAAATCAAGACTTTATT harbors:
- a CDS encoding metal-sensing transcriptional repressor is translated as MKTIEQRIENLIGQLRAVQKMLSTKKDCVQILIQVKAARGALNSLIAKILTENLVRCSSLRSAQKQKEFEKILTELSKL